Proteins encoded in a region of the Sander lucioperca isolate FBNREF2018 chromosome 4, SLUC_FBN_1.2, whole genome shotgun sequence genome:
- the LOC116039613 gene encoding mucin-17 isoform X2, translating to MSTDDFQTKYSSVMEGMLKGAIAETTKLFETMVDDLKAEISKIKKENEDLKTKCSQFENERNQPTVDTRESEPPPGPSDGSEKRDRAVQCDLAPVRTVLVEQCQPLRHSSLQNQEQQCRYEEIEYYSLQDHNYGEPNTQRPFILVKQEVCVKQEHTYDDSPMQSVLVQEKVEPTDDAGSPWASACGAENEGPRIKEVCSIGEMPLHLKDEEDQVALELPCLGMDSEGAQYQSSGLEHSLVTSLAAIKDNMEEESQVSQKISETHGEPIPLEKRPLEVAQHQPEVEPLEKEQPSVVPQLCQRAKDKTSVNRQADVALQPYADVQSTNERLAQPTQLKKGEACGELKSGVAVGESSPQPELPVRRRRGRPPKKAKCLNQPVKEVGSPPVSLESSSRRSYLSRRCSSTNEKPSESQQPSVEIKEQAVQAPSTEGQPRGRCSSVTLQDALLLVEAMNQSTVENTFSSPQIMAAPPQTQCSPSIGTLQTVDEVPAEPQTPPCPDETHEVAGNLPITEVSTTTVDEVPAEPQTPPFPVATHEAAGNLVVTEASTTTQSTIEKLGAAPAAEDATLTNKAQTHIKAVIPKQQHTVTPSNATTSSMPSSTAAVHTRMQSHQQHPPLPLITSVAASKQGKAVSHKITAMPKSVSSLIPHKIAALFPTQLPIVLSTSLPHSTTAGLPLRRLSLASDPQKTTHPMSSKMLPVVPSQSTATSTDPQSGTLPQPKITIVIPRQMSAVASKKHQSQSIVLTTKQDSAKSSAPVTVSLSQLSSPSSQELSISADTQSASDKVGTKLDGMLNLESPKQIDAGSETINALTETRSSLNKSVGLLPAEPTTFEKKLTAVVRLTRLPFPVSPKEAVLVSRLLTDGSSKTQSKKDTTQKKPSSVVISTQPAKALALSTDICPNVKETSVTLSANTSEMSEKPNDIQKKAPLSSNDTILEESSVSATVLKNSTIAINTTEPPAVSGTAGEPTFNIDEEILEDCALPTDPPVEEKESSPVIRLISITTKETPEPQLQMTQAQFLAQLRVSPVMQEPKQASSDDHVDPTSSSDKKRLQRKGIVAKLRSHFKPHLQARRTITNPEPHRELETHTVNNKKRRLEKDSPNVKNTSRESIRLSSKNSGAVEDVTTPEKTTNDSASISPRRSGLSRAGVGPKRTGREPISVSSRRYKATRKPTRVSPRRSSSIEESANSKNTKSTLLRPRRSSLIQESASSKITKSTSVSPRRSSSNKESASSEKTKSTYVSPRRSSSIKESTSSEKTQSTSVSPRRSSSIKAKASSEKTKSTSVSPRRSSSIKEKASSEKTKSTSVSPRRSSSIKEKASSEKTKSTSVSPRRSSSSNESVNSESASPIKTKSSLVSPRRSSLIEEGASSEKTKFTLESPRRSSSSEKSASSEKTKSTPVSPRRSSLIQENASSKNTKPTSVSPRRSSSIEESVKTTSVILKRCEIGTTPKLPTNGTNVFCRRKCTLTKDGSSSQRGKREANSFSPRYSMTTNDASTKNKKSDTGSPSVRWPKLVKGGFSPGRTGESTPAKKPRLIEDGPGPQKNLRVANAKKLAKAAKAKTIAKMKNASQSQLQNGAETNLSAENRASCETVKKIKVKGVWIPPKMTVIDTPPAEKKKEAGSQDQTLVSPPSVSRFPMPVRAPPIVSPLQPLSVIGRRLLKNQCGECGRVLSSVAALESHVSLHKGRRPFSCTLCGKNFPDSKCLKRHGRVHRNGRIHICQKCGKGFVYSFGLTKHLQMVHSKIKPFICQICNKGFLTKRDVEAHIRIHTGEKPFHCDLCGRTFTRRVELNVHLRWHNGEKRHWCPYCGKGFLDFNNLKRHKYTHTGEKPHACPHCPKHFSQSGHVKKHVKNVHKIQ from the exons ACCTGGCTCCTGTCCGCACGGTGCTGGTGGAGCAATGTCAACCATTGAGGCACTCATCATTGCAAAATCAAGAGCAACAATGCCGTTATGAGGAGATAGAGTACTACAGTTTGCAGGACCACAACTACGGAGAGCCGAATACTCAAAGGCCCTTTATACTTGTCAAACAAGAAGTGTGTGTTAAACAAGAG CACACTTATGATGATTCTCCTATGCAGTCTGTCCTGGTGCAGGAGAAAGTTGAGCCCACTGATGACGCAG GTTCACCGTGGGCCTCTGCTTGTGGAGCTGAGAATGAAGGGCCTCGCATTAAGGAGGTGTGTTCAATTGGAGAAATGCCGTTACATCTAAAAGATGAAGAGGACCAAGTGGCCCTCGAATTACCCTGTTTGGGAATGGATAGCGAAGGAGCCCAGTACCAATCGTCTGGATTAGAGCATTCACTAGTCACCTCACTCGCTGCAATAAAAGACAATATGGAAGAAGAGTCTCAAGTCAGTCAGAAGATATCAGAAACACATGGAGAACCCATTCCATTGGAAAAACGCCCATTGGAGGTTGCTCAGCATCAACCAGAGGTTGAACCTCTTGAAAAAGAGCAACCATCAGTGGTCCCCCAACTGTGTCAAAGAGCGAAAGACAAAACATCAGTTAATAGACAGGCTGATGTTGCTCTGCAACCATATGCAGATGTGCAATCTACAAACGAACGGTTGGCACAAcctacacaactcaaaaaagGAGAAGCATGTGGAGAATTAAAAAGTGGTGTGGCAGTTGGTGAGTCAAGTCCCCAGCCTGAGTTGCCTGTACGACGTAGAAGAGGGCGGCCACCAAAGAAAGCCAAATGTCTGAATCAGCCTGTGAAAGAAGTTGGTTCTCCGCCTGTTTCACTAGAATCGTCAAGTAGAAGAAGTTATTTAAGTAGAAGATGTTCCTCTACAAATGAAAAACCATCCGAATCTCAACAACCTTCCGTGGAAATTAAAGAACAGGCAGTTCAGGCTCCATCCACTGAGGGTCAGCCCAGAGGACGCTGCAGCTCTGTAACTCTTCAGGATGCACTGCTATTAGTTGAAGCCATGAATCAGTCAACGGTAGAAAATACATTCTCCTCTCCACAAATAATGGCAGCCCCACCTCAAACCCAGTGTTCCCCCAGTATTGGTACCTTACAAACTGTGGATGAGGTCCCAGCTGAGCCACAGACACCGCCATGTCCTGATGAAACTCATGAAGTTGCAGGCAATCTGCCAATAACAGAGGTGTCCACAACGACAGTGGATGAGGTCCCAGCTGAGCCACAGACACCACCGTTTCCTGTTGCAACTCATGAAGCTGCAGGGAATTTGGTCGTAACAGAGGCGTCCACGACAACACAATCGACAATAGAGAAACTTGGTGCTGCTCCCGCTGCTGAAGATGCTACCCTAACCAATAAAGCTCAGACCCACATCAAGGCTGTCataccaaaacaacaacatacgGTCACTCCATCCAATGCTACTACATCTTCAATGCCCTCATCAACTGCTGCTGTTCATACACGTATGCAGTCACATCAGCAGCACCCTCCCCTTCCTCTGATTACATCGGTAGCAGCCAGCAAACAGGGTAAGGCAGTGTCTCATAAAATAACTGCCATGCCAAAATCAGTATCCTCATTAATACCTCATAAAATAGCAGCACTGTTTCCAACCCAGCTTCCTATTGTTTTGTCAACTTCACTTCCGCACTCCACGACTGCAGGTCTGCCTCTCAGAAGACTTTCCCTAGCCTCTGATCCTCAGAAAACAACACACCCTATGTCCAGTAAAATGCTTCCTGTTGTCCCTTCACAGTCGACCGCCACCTCAACAGACCCACAGTCAGGAACTCTACCACAACCAAAAATAACAATTGTAATTCCGAGACAGATGTCAGCTGTGGCGTCAAAGAAACACCAGTCACAGAGCATTGTTCTGACAACCAAGCAGGACTCAGCCAAATCATCTGCTCCTGTTACAGTGTCATTGTCACAGTTGTCATCTCCTTCATCACAGGAGTTAAGCATTTCTGCGGACACACAAAGCGCTTCAGATAAAGTGGGCACAAAACTGGACGGAATGCTCAACTTGGAATCTCCCAAACAAATTGACGCTGGTTCTGAAACAATAAATGCACTTACAGAAACCCGTTCTAGTTTAAACAAGTCAGTGGGGCTATTGCCAGCTGAACCCACGACTTTTGAGAAAAAACTCACTGCCGTGGTCCGATTAACCAGGCTCCCATTTCCAGTATCACCCAAAGAAGCAGTTTTAGTCTCAAGACTGCTTACGGATGGGTCTTCTAAAACCCAAAGCAAAAAAGATACCACACAAAAGAAACCATCATCTGTGGTCATATCAACACAGCCAGCAAAGGCACTTGCATTATCCACTGATATTTGTCCCAATGTAAAAGAAACTTCCGTTACTCTGTCTGCAAATACCTCTGAGATGTCAGAGAAGCCAAATGATATTCAAAAGAAGGCACCCTTGTCCTCAAACGACACCATTTTGGAAGAGTCATC CGTGTCTGCAACCGTTTTAAAGAACTCAACTATAGCCATCAACACGACGGAGCCTCCAGCTGTATCTGGTACAGCTGGCGAACCTACTTTTAATATtgatgaggaaatattagaagACTGTGCATTACCTACTGACCCACCTGTAGAAGAGAAAGAATCATCTCCAGTTATACGTCTTATCTCCATCACCACCAAGGAAACGCCTGAGCCTCAATTACAAATGACTCAAGCCCAGTTCCTGGCACAGCTGAGAGTGTCGCCTGTTATGCAAGaaccaaaacag GCCTCCTCTGATGACCATGTAGATCCCACCAGCTCCAGTGACAAAAAAAGGTTACAAAGAAAAGGCATTGTAGCCAAACTCCGAAGTCATTTCAAACCTCACTTGCAAGCAAGAAGAACAATAACGAATCCAGAACCACACAGAGAATTGGAGACCCACACTGTAAACAACAAGAAACGGAGATTGGAAAAAGACAGTCCaaatgttaaaaacacatcTAGAGAATCTATTCGCCTCAGTTcaaaaaactcaggagcagttGAAGATGTTACAACTCCAGAAAAGACAACGAATGATTCCGCTTCTATTAGTCCTAGGAGATCTGGACTATCTAGAGCAGGTGTTGGACCCAAGAGGACTGGTAGAGAACCAATTTCTGTCAGTTCTAGGAGGTATAAGGCTACTAGAAAACCCACTCGTGTGAGTCCCAGGAGGTCTAGCTCAATAGAAGAAAGTGCTAACTCTAAAAACACCAAGTCCACTTTGTTGAGACCTAGGAGATCTAGCTTAATTCAAGAAAGTGCTAGCTCTAAAATCACCAAATCCACTTCGGTGAGTCCAAGGAGGTCTAGCTCAAACAAAGAAAGTGCTAGTTCTGAAAAGACAAAATCCACTTATGTGAGTCCTAGAAGGTCTAGCTCCATAAAAGAAAGTACTAGCTCTGAAAAGACACAATCCACTTCTGTGAGTCCAAGGAGGTCTAGCTCAATTAAGGCAAAAGCTAGCTCTGAAAAGACTAAATCCACTTCGGTGAGTCCTAGAAGGTCTAGCTCAATTAAGGAAAAAGCTAGCTCTGAAAAGACAAAATCCACTTCGGTGAGTCCTAGGAGGTCTAGCTCAATTAAGGAAAAAGCTAGCTCTGAAAAGACTAAATCCACTTCGGTGAGTCCTAGAAGGTCTAGCTCAAGTAACGAAAGTGTCAACTCTGAAAGTGCTAGCCCTATAAAGACAAAATCCAGTTTAGTGAGTCCTAGGAGGTCTAGCTTGATTGAAGAAGGTGCTAGCTCTGAAAAGACTAAATTTACTTTGGAGAGTCCTAGGAGGTCTAGCTCAAGTGAAAAAAGTGCTAGCTCTGAAAAGACTAAATCCACTCCTGTGAGTCCTAGGAGGTCTAGCTTAATTCAAGAAAATGCTAGCTCTAAAAACACCAAACCCACATCAGTGAGTCCTAGGAGGTCTAGCTCAATTGAGGAAAGTGTTAAAACCACTTCTGTGATCCTTAAGAGGTGTGAAATTGGTACTACCCCTAAATTGCCTACCAATGGAACAAATGTATTCTGCCGTAGGAAGTGTACCCTCACTAAAGATGGTTCTAGCAGTCAACGGGGCAAAAGGGAGGCTAATTCTTTCAGTCCTAGGTATAGCATGACTACAAATGATGCTAGTACCAAAAACAAGAAGAGCGATACCGGTTCCCCAAGTGTTAGGTGGCCTAAACTGGTGAAAGGTGGTTTCAGTCCTGGTAGGACAGGGGAATCCACTCCTGCTAAGAAACCCAGATTAATTGAAGATGGTCCTGGTCCTCAAAAGAATTTAAGAGTGGCGAATGCTAAGAAGTTGGCTAAAGCAGCAAAAGCCAAAACCAtagcaaaaatgaaaaatgctaGTCAATCGCAATTGCAGAATGGAGCTGAAACAAACCTGTCAGCAGAGAACCGTGCTAGCTGCGAGACtgtgaaaaaaattaaagttaAAGGTGTGTGGATTCCTCCGAAAATGACAGTCATTGATACGCCTccggcagaaaaaaagaaagaggcagGATCCCAGGATCAGACATTAGTTTCCCCCCCAAGTGTTTCTCGCTTCCCTATGCCTGTCAGAGCACCACCTATTGTATCACCGTTACAGCCTTTATCAGTCATTGGTAGACGTCTGCTCAAGAACCAGTGTGGGGAGTGCGGACGTGTCCTCAGCAGCGTTGCCGCCCTGGAAAGCCACGTCAGTCTCCACAAAGGTCGTCGGCCTTTCTCATGCACGCTCTGTGGGAAGAACTTCCCAGACTCAAAATGTCTTAAACGGCATGGCCGGGTGCACCGCAATGGTAGGATCCATATCTGTCAGAAGTGCGGGAAGGGCTTTGTCTACAGTTTTGGCCTCACCAAACACCTCCAGATGGTGCACAGCAAGATTAAACCTTTCATCTGCCAGATCTGCAACAAGGGTTTCCTCACAAAACGAGATGTGGAAGCCCACATACGAATCCACACTGGAGAGAAACCATTCCATTGTGACCTCTGTGGAAGGACATTTACAAGGAGGGTAGAACTCAACGTGCATTTAAGGTGGCATAATGGAGAGAAGAGGCACTGGTGCCCATACTGTGGGAAAGGATTTTTAGACTTTAATAACCTGAAAAGGCACAAATATACCCACACGGGGGAGAAACCACATGCCTGCCCACACTGCCCCAAGCACTTCTCGCAGTCAGGCCACGTGAAAAAGCATGttaaaaatgtacataaaatCCAATGA
- the LOC116039613 gene encoding mucin-17 isoform X1 has product MSTDDFQTKYSSVMEGMLKGAIAETTKLFETMVDDLKAEISKIKKENEDLKTKCSQFENERNQPTVDTRESEPPPGPSDGSEKRDRAVQCDLAPVRTVLVEQCQPLRHSSLQNQEQQCRYEEIEYYSLQDHNYGEPNTQRPFILVKQEVCVKQEHTYDDSPMQSVLVQEKVEPTDDAGSPWASACGAENEGPRIKEVCSIGEMPLHLKDEEDQVALELPCLGMDSEGAQYQSSGLEHSLVTSLAAIKDNMEEESQVSQKISETHGEPIPLEKRPLEVAQHQPEVEPLEKEQPSVVPQLCQRAKDKTSVNRQADVALQPYADVQSTNERLAQPTQLKKGEACGELKSGVAVGESSPQPELPVRRRRGRPPKKAKCLNQPVKEVGSPPVSLESSSRRSYLSRRCSSTNEKPSESQQPSVEIKEQAVQAPSTEGQPRGRCSSVTLQDALLLVEAMNQSTVENTFSSPQIMAAPPQTQCSPSIGTLQTVDEVPAEPQTPPCPDETHEVAGNLPITEVSTTTVDEVPAEPQTPPFPVATHEAAGNLVVTEASTTTQSTIEKLGAAPAAEDATLTNKAQTHIKAVIPKQQHTVTPSNATTSSMPSSTAAVHTRMQSHQQHPPLPLITSVAASKQGKAVSHKITAMPKSVSSLIPHKIAALFPTQLPIVLSTSLPHSTTAGLPLRRLSLASDPQKTTHPMSSKMLPVVPSQSTATSTDPQSGTLPQPKITIVIPRQMSAVASKKHQSQSIVLTTKQDSAKSSAPVTVSLSQLSSPSSQELSISADTQSASDKVGTKLDGMLNLESPKQIDAGSETINALTETRSSLNKSVGLLPAEPTTFEKKLTAVVRLTRLPFPVSPKEAVLVSRLLTDGSSKTQSKKDTTQKKPSSVVISTQPAKALALSTDICPNVKETSVTLSANTSEMSEKPNDIQKKAPLSSNDTILEESSDSAYVQPSTPSNVSATVLKNSTIAINTTEPPAVSGTAGEPTFNIDEEILEDCALPTDPPVEEKESSPVIRLISITTKETPEPQLQMTQAQFLAQLRVSPVMQEPKQASSDDHVDPTSSSDKKRLQRKGIVAKLRSHFKPHLQARRTITNPEPHRELETHTVNNKKRRLEKDSPNVKNTSRESIRLSSKNSGAVEDVTTPEKTTNDSASISPRRSGLSRAGVGPKRTGREPISVSSRRYKATRKPTRVSPRRSSSIEESANSKNTKSTLLRPRRSSLIQESASSKITKSTSVSPRRSSSNKESASSEKTKSTYVSPRRSSSIKESTSSEKTQSTSVSPRRSSSIKAKASSEKTKSTSVSPRRSSSIKEKASSEKTKSTSVSPRRSSSIKEKASSEKTKSTSVSPRRSSSSNESVNSESASPIKTKSSLVSPRRSSLIEEGASSEKTKFTLESPRRSSSSEKSASSEKTKSTPVSPRRSSLIQENASSKNTKPTSVSPRRSSSIEESVKTTSVILKRCEIGTTPKLPTNGTNVFCRRKCTLTKDGSSSQRGKREANSFSPRYSMTTNDASTKNKKSDTGSPSVRWPKLVKGGFSPGRTGESTPAKKPRLIEDGPGPQKNLRVANAKKLAKAAKAKTIAKMKNASQSQLQNGAETNLSAENRASCETVKKIKVKGVWIPPKMTVIDTPPAEKKKEAGSQDQTLVSPPSVSRFPMPVRAPPIVSPLQPLSVIGRRLLKNQCGECGRVLSSVAALESHVSLHKGRRPFSCTLCGKNFPDSKCLKRHGRVHRNGRIHICQKCGKGFVYSFGLTKHLQMVHSKIKPFICQICNKGFLTKRDVEAHIRIHTGEKPFHCDLCGRTFTRRVELNVHLRWHNGEKRHWCPYCGKGFLDFNNLKRHKYTHTGEKPHACPHCPKHFSQSGHVKKHVKNVHKIQ; this is encoded by the exons ACCTGGCTCCTGTCCGCACGGTGCTGGTGGAGCAATGTCAACCATTGAGGCACTCATCATTGCAAAATCAAGAGCAACAATGCCGTTATGAGGAGATAGAGTACTACAGTTTGCAGGACCACAACTACGGAGAGCCGAATACTCAAAGGCCCTTTATACTTGTCAAACAAGAAGTGTGTGTTAAACAAGAG CACACTTATGATGATTCTCCTATGCAGTCTGTCCTGGTGCAGGAGAAAGTTGAGCCCACTGATGACGCAG GTTCACCGTGGGCCTCTGCTTGTGGAGCTGAGAATGAAGGGCCTCGCATTAAGGAGGTGTGTTCAATTGGAGAAATGCCGTTACATCTAAAAGATGAAGAGGACCAAGTGGCCCTCGAATTACCCTGTTTGGGAATGGATAGCGAAGGAGCCCAGTACCAATCGTCTGGATTAGAGCATTCACTAGTCACCTCACTCGCTGCAATAAAAGACAATATGGAAGAAGAGTCTCAAGTCAGTCAGAAGATATCAGAAACACATGGAGAACCCATTCCATTGGAAAAACGCCCATTGGAGGTTGCTCAGCATCAACCAGAGGTTGAACCTCTTGAAAAAGAGCAACCATCAGTGGTCCCCCAACTGTGTCAAAGAGCGAAAGACAAAACATCAGTTAATAGACAGGCTGATGTTGCTCTGCAACCATATGCAGATGTGCAATCTACAAACGAACGGTTGGCACAAcctacacaactcaaaaaagGAGAAGCATGTGGAGAATTAAAAAGTGGTGTGGCAGTTGGTGAGTCAAGTCCCCAGCCTGAGTTGCCTGTACGACGTAGAAGAGGGCGGCCACCAAAGAAAGCCAAATGTCTGAATCAGCCTGTGAAAGAAGTTGGTTCTCCGCCTGTTTCACTAGAATCGTCAAGTAGAAGAAGTTATTTAAGTAGAAGATGTTCCTCTACAAATGAAAAACCATCCGAATCTCAACAACCTTCCGTGGAAATTAAAGAACAGGCAGTTCAGGCTCCATCCACTGAGGGTCAGCCCAGAGGACGCTGCAGCTCTGTAACTCTTCAGGATGCACTGCTATTAGTTGAAGCCATGAATCAGTCAACGGTAGAAAATACATTCTCCTCTCCACAAATAATGGCAGCCCCACCTCAAACCCAGTGTTCCCCCAGTATTGGTACCTTACAAACTGTGGATGAGGTCCCAGCTGAGCCACAGACACCGCCATGTCCTGATGAAACTCATGAAGTTGCAGGCAATCTGCCAATAACAGAGGTGTCCACAACGACAGTGGATGAGGTCCCAGCTGAGCCACAGACACCACCGTTTCCTGTTGCAACTCATGAAGCTGCAGGGAATTTGGTCGTAACAGAGGCGTCCACGACAACACAATCGACAATAGAGAAACTTGGTGCTGCTCCCGCTGCTGAAGATGCTACCCTAACCAATAAAGCTCAGACCCACATCAAGGCTGTCataccaaaacaacaacatacgGTCACTCCATCCAATGCTACTACATCTTCAATGCCCTCATCAACTGCTGCTGTTCATACACGTATGCAGTCACATCAGCAGCACCCTCCCCTTCCTCTGATTACATCGGTAGCAGCCAGCAAACAGGGTAAGGCAGTGTCTCATAAAATAACTGCCATGCCAAAATCAGTATCCTCATTAATACCTCATAAAATAGCAGCACTGTTTCCAACCCAGCTTCCTATTGTTTTGTCAACTTCACTTCCGCACTCCACGACTGCAGGTCTGCCTCTCAGAAGACTTTCCCTAGCCTCTGATCCTCAGAAAACAACACACCCTATGTCCAGTAAAATGCTTCCTGTTGTCCCTTCACAGTCGACCGCCACCTCAACAGACCCACAGTCAGGAACTCTACCACAACCAAAAATAACAATTGTAATTCCGAGACAGATGTCAGCTGTGGCGTCAAAGAAACACCAGTCACAGAGCATTGTTCTGACAACCAAGCAGGACTCAGCCAAATCATCTGCTCCTGTTACAGTGTCATTGTCACAGTTGTCATCTCCTTCATCACAGGAGTTAAGCATTTCTGCGGACACACAAAGCGCTTCAGATAAAGTGGGCACAAAACTGGACGGAATGCTCAACTTGGAATCTCCCAAACAAATTGACGCTGGTTCTGAAACAATAAATGCACTTACAGAAACCCGTTCTAGTTTAAACAAGTCAGTGGGGCTATTGCCAGCTGAACCCACGACTTTTGAGAAAAAACTCACTGCCGTGGTCCGATTAACCAGGCTCCCATTTCCAGTATCACCCAAAGAAGCAGTTTTAGTCTCAAGACTGCTTACGGATGGGTCTTCTAAAACCCAAAGCAAAAAAGATACCACACAAAAGAAACCATCATCTGTGGTCATATCAACACAGCCAGCAAAGGCACTTGCATTATCCACTGATATTTGTCCCAATGTAAAAGAAACTTCCGTTACTCTGTCTGCAAATACCTCTGAGATGTCAGAGAAGCCAAATGATATTCAAAAGAAGGCACCCTTGTCCTCAAACGACACCATTTTGGAAGAGTCATCCGACAGCGCGTATGTGCAGCCATCTACACCATCCAACGTGTCTGCAACCGTTTTAAAGAACTCAACTATAGCCATCAACACGACGGAGCCTCCAGCTGTATCTGGTACAGCTGGCGAACCTACTTTTAATATtgatgaggaaatattagaagACTGTGCATTACCTACTGACCCACCTGTAGAAGAGAAAGAATCATCTCCAGTTATACGTCTTATCTCCATCACCACCAAGGAAACGCCTGAGCCTCAATTACAAATGACTCAAGCCCAGTTCCTGGCACAGCTGAGAGTGTCGCCTGTTATGCAAGaaccaaaacag GCCTCCTCTGATGACCATGTAGATCCCACCAGCTCCAGTGACAAAAAAAGGTTACAAAGAAAAGGCATTGTAGCCAAACTCCGAAGTCATTTCAAACCTCACTTGCAAGCAAGAAGAACAATAACGAATCCAGAACCACACAGAGAATTGGAGACCCACACTGTAAACAACAAGAAACGGAGATTGGAAAAAGACAGTCCaaatgttaaaaacacatcTAGAGAATCTATTCGCCTCAGTTcaaaaaactcaggagcagttGAAGATGTTACAACTCCAGAAAAGACAACGAATGATTCCGCTTCTATTAGTCCTAGGAGATCTGGACTATCTAGAGCAGGTGTTGGACCCAAGAGGACTGGTAGAGAACCAATTTCTGTCAGTTCTAGGAGGTATAAGGCTACTAGAAAACCCACTCGTGTGAGTCCCAGGAGGTCTAGCTCAATAGAAGAAAGTGCTAACTCTAAAAACACCAAGTCCACTTTGTTGAGACCTAGGAGATCTAGCTTAATTCAAGAAAGTGCTAGCTCTAAAATCACCAAATCCACTTCGGTGAGTCCAAGGAGGTCTAGCTCAAACAAAGAAAGTGCTAGTTCTGAAAAGACAAAATCCACTTATGTGAGTCCTAGAAGGTCTAGCTCCATAAAAGAAAGTACTAGCTCTGAAAAGACACAATCCACTTCTGTGAGTCCAAGGAGGTCTAGCTCAATTAAGGCAAAAGCTAGCTCTGAAAAGACTAAATCCACTTCGGTGAGTCCTAGAAGGTCTAGCTCAATTAAGGAAAAAGCTAGCTCTGAAAAGACAAAATCCACTTCGGTGAGTCCTAGGAGGTCTAGCTCAATTAAGGAAAAAGCTAGCTCTGAAAAGACTAAATCCACTTCGGTGAGTCCTAGAAGGTCTAGCTCAAGTAACGAAAGTGTCAACTCTGAAAGTGCTAGCCCTATAAAGACAAAATCCAGTTTAGTGAGTCCTAGGAGGTCTAGCTTGATTGAAGAAGGTGCTAGCTCTGAAAAGACTAAATTTACTTTGGAGAGTCCTAGGAGGTCTAGCTCAAGTGAAAAAAGTGCTAGCTCTGAAAAGACTAAATCCACTCCTGTGAGTCCTAGGAGGTCTAGCTTAATTCAAGAAAATGCTAGCTCTAAAAACACCAAACCCACATCAGTGAGTCCTAGGAGGTCTAGCTCAATTGAGGAAAGTGTTAAAACCACTTCTGTGATCCTTAAGAGGTGTGAAATTGGTACTACCCCTAAATTGCCTACCAATGGAACAAATGTATTCTGCCGTAGGAAGTGTACCCTCACTAAAGATGGTTCTAGCAGTCAACGGGGCAAAAGGGAGGCTAATTCTTTCAGTCCTAGGTATAGCATGACTACAAATGATGCTAGTACCAAAAACAAGAAGAGCGATACCGGTTCCCCAAGTGTTAGGTGGCCTAAACTGGTGAAAGGTGGTTTCAGTCCTGGTAGGACAGGGGAATCCACTCCTGCTAAGAAACCCAGATTAATTGAAGATGGTCCTGGTCCTCAAAAGAATTTAAGAGTGGCGAATGCTAAGAAGTTGGCTAAAGCAGCAAAAGCCAAAACCAtagcaaaaatgaaaaatgctaGTCAATCGCAATTGCAGAATGGAGCTGAAACAAACCTGTCAGCAGAGAACCGTGCTAGCTGCGAGACtgtgaaaaaaattaaagttaAAGGTGTGTGGATTCCTCCGAAAATGACAGTCATTGATACGCCTccggcagaaaaaaagaaagaggcagGATCCCAGGATCAGACATTAGTTTCCCCCCCAAGTGTTTCTCGCTTCCCTATGCCTGTCAGAGCACCACCTATTGTATCACCGTTACAGCCTTTATCAGTCATTGGTAGACGTCTGCTCAAGAACCAGTGTGGGGAGTGCGGACGTGTCCTCAGCAGCGTTGCCGCCCTGGAAAGCCACGTCAGTCTCCACAAAGGTCGTCGGCCTTTCTCATGCACGCTCTGTGGGAAGAACTTCCCAGACTCAAAATGTCTTAAACGGCATGGCCGGGTGCACCGCAATGGTAGGATCCATATCTGTCAGAAGTGCGGGAAGGGCTTTGTCTACAGTTTTGGCCTCACCAAACACCTCCAGATGGTGCACAGCAAGATTAAACCTTTCATCTGCCAGATCTGCAACAAGGGTTTCCTCACAAAACGAGATGTGGAAGCCCACATACGAATCCACACTGGAGAGAAACCATTCCATTGTGACCTCTGTGGAAGGACATTTACAAGGAGGGTAGAACTCAACGTGCATTTAAGGTGGCATAATGGAGAGAAGAGGCACTGGTGCCCATACTGTGGGAAAGGATTTTTAGACTTTAATAACCTGAAAAGGCACAAATATACCCACACGGGGGAGAAACCACATGCCTGCCCACACTGCCCCAAGCACTTCTCGCAGTCAGGCCACGTGAAAAAGCATGttaaaaatgtacataaaatCCAATGA